The following are encoded together in the Lactuca sativa cultivar Salinas chromosome 1, Lsat_Salinas_v11, whole genome shotgun sequence genome:
- the LOC111899441 gene encoding uncharacterized protein LOC111899441, translating to MKTRTIKKIQNSFTHSPLTNLIILASSQEQETQGSSTSVDQPPLWDFVTKLDKLAGAGGCWKFKCNLCSETRQGSYSRVRAYFLGITGTEISICKKATTADKLNMTRLKDAYEKKKIESLAKEVQFPCEVGVGFKKRKGISTPIERAFGNEIRDQLDREIARMFYTGGLPFNLARNPHYIRAFQFAANNKTDGYVPPGYNKARTTLLQKEKDNVHKLLEALRSTWKEKGVTIVSDGWSDPIRKPLINFMATSGNGPLFLKAVNCFGEVKDRFFIAELMKEVINEIGHENVVLLSVADTHFVSIIVMLKRLKLIKRGLQAMFISEEWSSYRLDDTEKENSMKEYILNDDWRDKVAYILSFTGLIYEMIRACDTDKPCLHLVYEMWDSMIEKVKIENYKKEKRLKSQIRCFYDVVHHILVARWAKNNTPLHCLAHSLHLRYYNDAWLMEDSKRCAPHRDGEIS from the exons ATGAAGACaagaacaataaaaaaaattcaaaactcaTTCACACATTCACCACTCACCAATTTGATTATTTTGGCTTCTTCTCAAGAACAAGAAACACAAGGATCATCTACATCAGTAGACCAACCTCCATTGTGGGACTTTGTGACTAAACTCGATAAACTTGCTGGAGCAGGAGGATGTTGGAAGTTCAAGTGTAACCTTTGCAGTGAAACCCGACAAGGATCATATTCTAGAGTTAGAGCATATTTTCTTGGCATAACAG GTACCGAGATTTCTATTTGCAAGAAAGCAACAACAGCTGACAAACTTAACATGACACGATTAAAAGATGCGTATGAAAAGAAGAAAATTGAGTCACTAGCGAAAGAAGTCCAGTTTCCATGTGAAGTTGGTGTtggatttaagaaaagaaaaggtaTTTCAACACCTATTGAAAGAGCTTTTGGTAATGAAATTAGGGACCAACTGGATCGAGAAATAGCTAGAATGTTTTATACCGGAGGTTTACCTTTTAATCTTGCAAGAAATCCACACTACATCAGGGCTTTTCAGTTTGCTGCTAACAACAAAACTGATGGTTATGTACCTCCTGGTTATAATAAGGCAAGAACAACATTActacaaaaagaaaaagataatGTTCACAAGCTATTAGAGGCACTTAGGTCTACATGGAAAGAAAAAGGTGTGACTATTGTGAGTGATGGCTGGAGCGATCCTATAAGAAAACCTCTAATCAACTTCATGGCTACCTCAGGTAACGGTCCTTTGTTTCTAAAGGCAGTGAATTGTTTTGGGGAAGTGAAAGATAGATTTTTTATTGCTGAATTGATGAAGGAAGTCATCAATGAAATTGGTCATGAAAATGTTGT GTTGCTTTCTGTTGCTGACACTCACTTTGTCTCCATCATTGTGATGCTTAAGAGATTGAAACTTATCAAAAGGGGACTTCAAGCTATGTTCATAAGCGAAGAATGGTCTTCTTATAGATTAGATGACACTGAGAAAGAAAACTCTATGAAAGAATATATTTTGAATGATGATTGGCGGGACAAAGTAGCATATATCCTTAGTTTCACTGGACTTATATATGAGATGATTAGAGCTTGTGACACTGACAAACCATGTTTACACTTGGTGTATGAGATGTGGGATTCTATgattgagaaagtgaagattgAGAACTACAAGAAAGAAAAACGTCTGAAATCTCAAATAAGATGCTTTTATGACGTTGTGCATCATATTTTAGTGGCTCGATGGGCGAAGAATAACACTCCTCTACATTGTTTAGCTCACTCTTTACATCTAAG ATATTATAATGATGCATGGTTAATGGAGGATTCTAAAAGATGTGCTCCACATAGGGATGGGGAAATTTCATAA